Proteins found in one Plasmodium malariae genome assembly, chromosome: 13 genomic segment:
- the PmUG01_13035000 gene encoding 60S ribosomal protein L7-3, putative: MKKDKKQQKKPSKRTPAPCPLSNKKTVKKEIKKEKKKGIRENPLIFEKKKKSNVIGVGVRPKKDLSKYVKWPKYIRIQRKKKILLQRLKVPPSINQFNHTLPKNQAQDLINFLRGYKPESKDEKKKRLLTKAKNALKKIVTKEKKPIFLKYGINHITKLVENKKASLVVIANDVCPIELVLFLPTLCRLKDIPYCIVKNKALLGTLVHKKTATAVCVQNVLKDDQEKLDYFSKLCREHFNDNVDIRRKWGGQKMSAKSMMLKKLKDKAKKIEEAKKKEISSKL, encoded by the exons ATG AAGAAAGATAAGAAACAACAAAAGAAGCCGTCGAAGAGGACGCCAGCCCCATGCCCCTTgagtaacaaaaaaacagtaaagaaagaaataaaaaaggaaaagaaaaaaggtaTTAGAGAGAACcctttaatttttgaaaaaaaaaagaaaagtaacGTTATCGGTGTGGGTGTACGACCAAAAAAGGATTTATCAAAATATGTCAAATGGCCAAAGTATATAAGAattcaaagaaaaaaaaaaatactgttACAAAGATTAAAAGTTCCCCCATCGATTAACCAGTTCAACCACACACTTCCAAAGAATCAG GCGCAAGATTTGATTAACTTCCTGAGAGGGTACAAACCAGAATCAAAggatgaaaagaaaaaaagattattaaCTAAGGCTAAGAATGCATTGAAGAAAATAGTaacaaaagagaaaaagccaatttttcttaaatacgGAATAAAccatataacaaaattagtTGAGAATAAAAAAGCAAGTCTTGTTGTTATAGCGAATGATGTATGCCCTATCGagttagttttatttttacctaCATTGTGTAGACTAAAAGATATTCCTTATTGTATTGTTAAGAATAAAGCTCTGTTAGGAACACTTGTGCATAAAAAGACAGCAACAGCTGTATGTGTTCAGAATGTTTTAAAAGACGATCAGGAAAAACTAGATTACTTTTCGAAATTGTGTAGAGAACACTTCAATGATAATGTTGATATAAGAAGGAAATGGGGTGGACAAAAAATGAGTGCCAAGTCAATGATGTTGAAAAAGCTTAAGGACAAGGCCAAGAAAATTGAAGAAGCcaaaaagaaggaaatatCCTCAAAATTGTAA